The DNA window TCACAGTTTCTAAGTAGTAGCACGCATCGCAAAAGGAGCAATGTATTTCTGAATAAATGATTCCCATCTTCCAACCAACTTAGAGACGTCTTGCAGATAAATGGCTCTAATGAGATTCATGGTCAACTTTTTGAATGGAATATTCCGGTGTTATATTACCAAGACACTTGAATTTGGAGCAGACTCCAATTATATATTCAGATACTCTATATTCCTTACAAAACTGAATGCATTTGAGCCAACAACTTGATCATATAACATAACAGCTACCAGTAATCTCGTTAGTTGTTATGGCCATTAGAGTGAAGTAAACAATAACATAGTTGAGATTGAACAAGACATTAAACACAAAAATTCCCTCTCATATTCTGAGTTTGCATCCGAAAATATCATAAATGCTAAAGACTAGTTCATGAATCACAAAAGAATCTTCTGGAAATCAAAGATTTTAGAGATGCTTACAGCAATCATAACACTGTCGTGGAAGATCAATGGTGACAGAAAGACCCAGAATATATCATAAACAAATGCGCAACAAAGAAGTACTGTTGCCACCTGAAGTCATTGACAAGAATATCAGATGAAGATACATAACTGAAATCCAAAACAAAACTAAAGGAGAAGAAAATAAATCCCAAAACCTTTATATTTGGTAGTCGAGCAACTTGTAGAACTGTTATCATCATGCAAATACCCTGTTAGCAACAAACTCTCTTAAGAACCCAATTCCACCAGACAAAATCAGATAATTATTTCTACATAATGGAAAGGACTGCATCTGGAGAGAAAAATAAGTGTAAAATTGCATGGTAAGTAATCAAAGTGGAACTCCCCATGGAGAACATCATTTGGAAGCGATCTCATGGACACTGCCTCTCAAGTACAACATGTCAAACTTCATCCTAGGAAATTGGAATTTTGGTGAAGAACACTAATAGTGGCTATAACAGAATGTGTTGAAAATTTATAACATACAAGCACATCATACATCAGTTCACTCTCAatgtttgataaatattttagtacATATTAGAAATGTCATTAAAAACAGATGAAACAGCATCCACACCCATCAGTCAAACAATTTAACTGGAATCATTAACAAGAGTTAGACCTAAAGTTGAAGAATGAAGATTTGTCAACTATATAAAGGAAAACTATGAGGATGTATGTATAAGTTTCTGACAGATGAAGATCATCTAAAAAGATATACagattataatttgaatttccCTACAGCTAGCCTACATATTTTCTCTGTACAAATATGGAGGGCTTTCTGGCTTGAACTTCTAATATACCTAAGAAGTCTCCTGCATTTTCGAGAGGCGTGAGGTATGGCTTATTTAGAATGTCAGAACATAAACTAATCACACTTCTTCCACCAGCACTTTTTCCCCCCAAAGAAAGTATTTGAGTCATGAAGTGGTTTGGTGAGCATATAGACTGGGCCTAAAAGGTTTACAGAGATTGGACAAGCATGCAATGTGATAGTGAAGATGTGGAATTGATGAGATGCAATTAATGTGTATATGGAAGCTAGCGGCTATCCGGAAAGAGAATTGGTGAAAAGGTGGTGGTAGGCTCTAAACCTTCTTGCTGTCTGGAATTGAAGGTATCCATTCAATATTGAGTTCATTTAGGAGTTCATTTAGGGGTGGATACATATAATAGGAAGGTGCAGAATTTGAATTGAATAAGTATGCAACgacttaaaaaaatagaaactcAAGCCACAATCTACAATAACAAACCCCTCTAAGAATCTGTATCAAagctaataaaaaataatataaccaaAGAACAACAAAGACtggaaagaaaataatgaagacAAAACTCACTAGAACATCTTGACCAATCCATGAGAAAGATGATTTCCTTGTGGCAGCCCAACCCACAGCAAACACAAAGCAAAGCAATAACACCAGAAGAGAAAAGACTGAAACAGTCCCCACAAAAGGTAATCGTAGTTTCTTCTGCCCACAATTTCTCCAGTTCCTTCATTCAAATGGGTGAAAAAGATCATATCATGTCACCAACAGTAGAATCCAGCATAATCAATAACTTAACTACAAAGTGGATCAAGGCTGTTACCTCAACACCAGAGACATTATACAAGCATGCATTCCCTGTAAGAGTAACCAAATTAAACAACTAGATTAAGAACTGACCAATCTCTGCTATTCACATCTTCAATGgataaaacattcaaataagAGATAATTGGTATTTTGCCCTCTGCACCTTGATTTGATTTTGCCCCTAGAACTATTGAAATGTTTTGATTTTACCCAACTAATGGCCAAACATCGTCAACTGGGCAAACTTCAAAAAGTTGATGCAGTTTGCGggtaagaaaaagaaaattcaatCTGGGGCAAAATCCAAACTGGAACAATGTACAACTGAATggcattttattatataaaagatgcTAATATCGAACCTTCAAAATGGTACAACTGAACGCCATTATCACTTTAACTAATGACacaaaaatagattttaaaccggccaaaccgtttcccaaaaaaatatttctagaagAAATGTGACCAATAAACTAGAGATGTGTGATGATCCTTGGAAatggaagaaaaataattatttggcAAAGTTGAAAATAGTTTTAATACCTCAATACCGCCTATGCAGAAAATGCCGATTAACAGCCAAACAAACCATGCTGACATGAAAAGATACAATAGGACGAGAAAAGAAGATGCTGAGATGACAAAGATGACAGCACTGTACACAGTAATATCAAGCACTTCTCTATCATCATCCTCAATTGTTCCAGCATTGCCAGATTCCTAGAAATGGAAAAATTTAAAGCCAGATCAATTAGAATATAAATTCCATCAGCACTAAGAAAATTAATGCATCACCTCAATGAATGGGATGTAGAATCAACAATGACAACTGCTAAACAAATATTAggaaacatatattttatgaCATGGTTAAGGAATCAAACTGAACTTCAACAGAAAACATGACACATCATGCAACAAAGACAAATATGCCCCCAAAAAAGAGTATTTGGGACCTTAAGTGGAAGTTGATTGTAGCGTTCATCAGTCTCATCGGTCAAGGTAAAATCTGACCAAAGCGACGCACAGAAAACTGTCCCAACAGCCATCAGCCATAAGAATGCCACAGAGAAGTCAATGATAGGCCGATCTGGCGAATATAACTGAAGTTCCACTACATTAAACCATACATCACTAGTCATTTACAGGatgaaaatattaaaggacTATGCATGAACAAAGTTTTCCACTAAATTTTTCACTTGCACATGATGCTGCCCGAGAATCAAGATAGTTTGGAAACCAAAAGCTCACCTTTGTGTCCGCCAATCATAAATCTTTTTATAGCCTCTCCACCAGACTGGGTGATCAGGACAACAGGAATAGTGATATTTTGGTCATTGCTCTCAGAACATGACATCTCAATAAGATCTGCAAGAAAGAATAGAAGGCAAAAGAAAAGATATTATGATGTGATAGTGGGGTACCAGTAGAAAGACACAAGATCAAATGAGTCGTGTCATTTCATTCATATCAAAACGGGAAGTATCTTAGGGTGAGGTACCAGaatctatacaaaataaaagaagtttTATCCTTTCATTAATATCAAGTGCTTAAATAGGATTCTAAAAGAGTTCAATAATGTGTAATAAGATACTACAACCTTCTCCACTATTCATCACCAATAAGCCTGCAGCACCCCCTGATTCCGCAATTTCAGCCTTGGTAACAAATTCACAATCACCACGGGTGGCCAACGCAAACACTCCAGTGAGCTGAAAAACAAATGTATGAGCTTTTGATCAGAATAATACTTCCAACTTTGACCATGAGTGGAAATATGGCAGAGTTAAAATTCAATAAGATTGGTGTACATGGGATCCATTTCTAGAactacataaatataaataggaGCCATCTGGATTATGATATGCCAGGCATGCAAAACTTTGAACACATAAACCAATCAAATAACCATATAAGCATCTGTTTGGCTTGgttaaatgaattgttttaccATTTACTAACAAGGCCAATGAAAGACATCAGAAAAGTCTCACTGAGTCTGAAATTATTAGTCTGCAATAACTCATTTCAAGGTAATaactaaaagaaaaaagattttACTTCAATAACaacgaataaataaataagaaccAAGAAACACCATATACCtttgatgatgagttggaaCAGCCATTTATGGGGTTTGAAAAGACAGCTGGGAATTTGTGAGAATCTTCCACACTTTTGGGCAAAATGCCTCCAAATTTTGCAGTCACCCCACCTAATATCTCATTTTTGTTACCATCAACCCACATCCTGACCTTAACCTGGAAAATCAAtaggaagaaaaagaaagcTACTTTAATCTTGCACTACTACTTGCAAAACCTATATGCATCTGggaatttgtaaaaaaaactcCCAGGTCAGTATGTGGATAGAATATATATAGCTTCTACAGTGTATATCTTCACAACGTACGCAACAAAAGGCAATACAAAACACATCCATAAAGCATAACTGAAGTCACAGATTCACAAGTGGACATGGAAATATGTGGGTATTGGGGATACTAATAtagaaacaataaaaatatggaaGACTCAGATTCAAGAGATATGGTGATGATAAATCAGGTACATAGATATGCAAATAATTATACATAAGGGACTATTAAATGATGCAAGAATTAATCATGGCACAAACACTATCATTTATAGAAATACACTCCCAAGGTGTTTTTTGTTCCTTACATAATATTTGCATATAAAAGTACCCACCCTAACTGCAGTTAGACAAGTAAAATTTGCAGCAAATACTTCCATGGAGGTACTGTACTGTGGTTCCATCCTTTAGTGTTTTGctttaaaaaatgacaaaagtATTTAAATGTGATGTAATCTTATTAGCTTAAAGGTAATTAATTAGACTATATGTTAAGACAAGTTACGATGCCATTAAGATCAAAATAATCCCATCCCATACAAGCCCTTCAAAATAGAGAAGTAAACACCTGAAGCCCAAATTGATACTTTAAATACTTTGACATAACAAGTTACGAAATTTCGTCTTAAATTGGAAGTTTAAATACTATAACAAAAGATCAGATCACAGTTTATTAGATTAGATTATACAGGATGGATGACAATATAACTTTGTCGAACTAGAAGTAAGTAAAAATGAAAGTGTTTAAAAGAAAGCAGTTAGTTGTATTAGTATTACCAATCGGAGAATATTGTTGCAGGAGGCAGATTCGGGAGCAGAACCGACGTGAGAGATGTCATCGGCCGATGTAAGTGAGAATAAGAAGAGAATGAAGAATGTGATTATCATCGTACTGGAAACAGAGAACGCCATGGCCAAATTCCTCTCTCTCTGTTGTCTTCCTCCTCGTCTCTCTCGAAGCCCctgatttctttctttctttctagtTTACagcacacattttttttatattattttttttttagtttttgctAAATACAAACGCGGTTGATAGTTAGGTGGGAGAATTGTAGAGGAGACATTTAGGGCTTAATTATTggttctttcaaattatttgcattcaatattatttaataactttattttatttttataaaaaaaatattttttatttatttatacatctctcaaaaagggaaatttgaggaaatgaccctaataacAAGCTTAAATGCGCATGGTGTGAGCGCATAATTTAAttagcgctggtgaccctcttttttttctgacgaaaatgcCTCTATTGCGTGACGCAtcctccagttgcgtgacgcactcGAGTGCATTGTGAAAAGTTCACAATGCCCTTGCTATATAATCAAAAAATTGACAATTCTTcccatttctttctttcttgttctCTCTATTCACTTCCCATTCTCCCATTCTCTCTAAAATGACGACCCCCGACGACGACCCCCGACGAAGACGTCGGAATCCCAACGAAGGAGATGTCCGCTACTACCGGCATTCTTCCTCCTCCttcctttatttctttctttgaacgcattgttttgttaggtttagGGATTAGGGATTGATTAGGTGAATGCCACCGTCGCGGCGGAAtccgggtgcgtcacgcagttACGTGAcgcagttgcgtgacgcaccccaAACCATTTATAGTTAGtacttgcatttcattgttacggtgtctctcgattgatagtatcatttttttcaattgcagctgaagtatttgctgacgtatttgttgtgtacaatggagagtggaaaattgCAGCCGATGGTACCAGGTCTTTCTCTGTACAATCATTCAAAACTATGGATATACCCCAATGTACTACATTTGCTgaattagttgatataatttatgAGACGATTAATGTGCAAAAGtctacatatgatttagtgattaAAATCATGTATGATCCTTCTGCAAAACTTCCCCTGTTGTTATTGAGGGAGATAATGATGTGGGCATCTATTTATCACAGTTGATTTCGGGTCGAAGTTTGTCACCACTTTGTGTCTCATTAGTAGAGAAGTACCCAAGTCAAGATAGTACACTACCATTACTTACTAAAAAAACTATACATTGCGTTGTTTCTCGAGTTGTTTCTcaacagattttatttgaaagtgaaaatgaaggaggaggagaagaagatgaacgggCTCATCATGAACTGATTAATTATGAACAGGttattgactttaattatgaacGAGTTAGTGACTTCCAAGCTATTACTAGTCCTGCACCAGCAATTGCACGCACGCAGCACCGATCATCAATACATACACCATCTAGtacaagagcgtcaatgggtacaccatctagtacaagagcgtcaatgggtacaccatctagtgcaagagcgtcaatgggtacaccatctagtgcaagaccgtcaatgggtacaccatctagtgcaagaccgtcaatgggtacaccatctagtgcaagaccaTCAATGGggacaccatcgacagacccgacagacgtatcaccgacaaacccttcatttgcattgacattaactagtgaaaccgtattggaagtcggtgcgttatttgatactaaaaaagaacttcaactaacgctatataaatatgcgatgacttatcattttgaattcaaagtgaaaaagtcatgaaaacatctttggtatgtgaaatgtatggatgagacatgcaagtggagcttacatgctgtgaaaggtaatttttttgagatgtttgagattcggaaattcaattaacaacactcatgctcagttttgtcgaggccggagaaaaaaatgcaaacaccggcatgggttattgggcagtgcatgaagggtaagtacatggaccatcaccataaccacttgcctaagaaaataattgaagacatgcaatCAGCTTATGAgatgtttttgacttataataaggcttggagggcaagggaaacagttttaatggcggtgcgaggaatggtagaggattcctatggaaaattaccttcatacctatacatgttggagaagaataatccggGTACCGTAACAGATGTCCAGATAGACGAGCTCAGCCACTTCaaatatatgttcatgtctctaggcctctcaattaggggtttcaaagccttttgTCGTCCCatattgtgtgttgatgccagttttctCAATCGgatcattctcattctcaatctTCTTCTGCTCCAATTCAACACTGTCATGCAAAATGGGTCCAATATTGACCTTCTCATTCTCcttttcctcctcttcttcatcaagaaTGTCATTTAGACCAATGCCATTCACCTTGTTCTCCTCCTCctataaaattgaaaagaaattagATGCAGGCCAATATTGGATGTGTCACGCAGTTGCGTAACGCAATTGCGTCACGCAGCAACCAAATAGAACATTTTTTCTATCTAATATTGTCAAAAACAGAAAGCTCAAAAGGTTGGCGAATTACCTAGTTGGTGACATGGTTGGCGAACTGGTTGCTTAGACTGAGAATCATCTTTTCAAATAGAATAAAGTtgttttgttgattcaatttgatgtctcttatgtctctcttcatctcttcgacatctttcttcatctctttgACATCCTTCTTTATCTCTTCGACATCATTCTTTATCTCATGACGTATACACTGAATAGGAGATGCCGGTGCCGGTGCCGGTGATGATGGAGGTGTTGAAGTTGCGGATGGGGGACTAATGTGACGCAGGCTATGACGCTTGGTGGCTGCTTTGCTGGGGGgatatatcatcatattcaaccttcctcttcctcttggaaggttggacagtagtatgttcttcatcttcatctgattcagcctttctctttctctcccCATCAGTAACTTcctcaaacaaatcatcgaATGAATTGTCAGTTTGTTCAAAATCCTCCCCACTGTACAAACTCGTCTCcgtggaggactcttccattgTAGACAACACAGAGCTATTAAAGGCAGATTGTACCTCCTAAAATGTGTTCTTCCTTTTGGATTGATACAATAGTATCCTTGGATGAAAAGGGCCATCAACATTCTTCCTTGTGGCGAAACTAGAGATAAAGTTTTGAATAACCTCATAGCTCCACACTTGTAGTGCTAGTACAAACCCATAAACGTTATAAACAAAAGAATTAGTAACTCCACTCCCTTTCCTGGACATATATACGGACCTGTGGTGTTTCATGTCCTGGTCAAGACCCCTCATGgtgaatctaaaggacaactttCCCATGAAAATCGGAGGaaatcttcaacatcttcaaccatatggatgattttgacatttaaaatttgttttgggTCAAATGAGAAGAGGTACTGGAAAATCAAGCAGATTATCCCGATCTTTCATGCGTCTTCCTTATCGGTGCATTTCATAAAACAAGATTCTAACTCTTGCCTTCGAATTGTCatattccttttgaaatattttatcagcaagggtggacaacctcgacattcatctttgtattcaggcaatctgtcgaagttgaggcttgtaatcaatgcgtactctttcataccaaaAGTATGTTCCTCCCCATTCAAGTTGAAAATCATCATATTCGAATTGGCCTTAACCTTCCGAAGCAGCAACTGATGTAAAATTGTTCCTGAGAACAACAAGTCTGGGACTCCTTtcaataaatactaaaattgagaatttagagCCCTCTCCATAAATCCAACGCTTCAAACCTATCAGATATTTTTTTAGGGCTAGGACAGATTTCAATGAAATCCTACCAGGAAAGTCAGAAACCCTAaagtctgccatctacaaaagggaaaacaaaaacaacaatgtttgtgaaaacctttcacaacaaatatgaacaaaggAGAAGCAAAGCAACCGTCAATAGCTAGAAACAACCGTCacttgcgtgacgcaactgcgtgacGCAGCTGCATGACGCAACTGCATGACACAACTGTGTTACGCAACTGCGTGACGTAACTGAGTGACACAACCGCAAGACgcaaccctaaacctaaaccatgcatgaaccatttgcaagcaagaagcaaccaaccttaaaccctaacataaaccatgcatgaaccatttgcaagcaagaagcaaccaaccctaaaccctaacataaaccatgaatgaaccatttgcaagcaAGAATCAACCCTAAACCATAatataaaacatgcatgaaccatttgcaagtaagaagcaaccctaaaccctaacataaatcatgcATGAAACATTTGCAAGCAAGacgcaaccctaaaccctaacataaaccaacataactaaaactaaCCTGATGAAGTCAATGAATGAACGAGAAGACGAAGACGAGTAGGAAGAgtcgtcgaggcaggtgcgtcgtctgttagaatctttaatctaaatatttaatccttaagtttataatctatatactttatgtcgataaattgagataaactgtaattgcggaaacgtacttGGGTCTGGAATGAAGAACagttcattaagtcgttctttgttattctcttcttcttgatcttggatcttcttgttctggatctaGACTTGGATCGGAATatctgatgtgggtggggtttaagtcttccaaccctatatcgatagccttcttgagtgttcttgagagatgaacatcaaccttattgttcgatgagagaaacaaataggtagactatctatatgggttgaggacctagccctaatatacccatttattattcgacccatcaacgaaataataaatggtatttctgcttctacacaaatatgtccccatatttattatagatgtctaaataagcccataacttttatatttta is part of the Impatiens glandulifera chromosome 1, dImpGla2.1, whole genome shotgun sequence genome and encodes:
- the LOC124920690 gene encoding signal peptide peptidase-like 2; amino-acid sequence: MAFSVSSTMIITFFILFLFSLTSADDISHVGSAPESASCNNILRLVKVRMWVDGNKNEILGGVTAKFGGILPKSVEDSHKFPAVFSNPINGCSNSSSKLTGVFALATRGDCEFVTKAEIAESGGAAGLLVMNSGEDLIEMSCSESNDQNITIPVVLITQSGGEAIKRFMIGGHKVELQLYSPDRPIIDFSVAFLWLMAVGTVFCASLWSDFTLTDETDERYNQLPLKESGNAGTIEDDDREVLDITVYSAVIFVISASSFLVLLYLFMSAWFVWLLIGIFCIGGIEGMHACIMSLVLRNWRNCGQKKLRLPFVGTVSVFSLLVLLLCFVFAVGWAATRKSSFSWIGQDVLGICMMITVLQVARLPNIKVATVLLCCAFVYDIFWVFLSPLIFHDSVMIAVAKGDNAGGESIPMLLRIPRMFDPWGGYNMIGFGDILFPGLLVSFFRRFDKANKNTFFGGYFIWLVFGYGCGLILTYLGLYLMDGYGQPALLYLVPCTLGFAVILALFRGELKTLWNYGSNGESSKESSGVV